In Rhodamnia argentea isolate NSW1041297 chromosome 11, ASM2092103v1, whole genome shotgun sequence, one genomic interval encodes:
- the LOC115736384 gene encoding protein SHI RELATED SEQUENCE 1-like, protein MAGFIPLGGGAARSVAGEGGGGDQQIHHPQATAAAEIPWFWYSRSNPDDVGTSSAYKGLELWHQNQPQTQQQQLHFFSQQQQDLYASAAGLGVGPSGGGGGSGRASINVFSDESSRSGGGFATSTSAATTGGGVRGGISCQDCGNQAKKDCQHLRCRTCCKSRGFECATHVKSTWVPAPKRRERQRQLASLKEQQHHHHHQEQRLQLRGEVPKRQRDDHGRPNTSGLELVGNFPAEVSSPALFRCVKVSSVDDPDDQFAYQTAVNIGGHVFRGILYDHGPDHHPTYANVGAGDSSSGGGGGLAQPLDLIAAAAAGAASPIANAENAHVSSVATAPFFDASSLYPPPLSTYMAGTQFFPHPRS, encoded by the exons ATGGCTGGGTTCATTCCGTTAGGAGGAGGAGCTGCTAGATCAGTAgcaggagaaggaggaggaggagatcagCAGATCCACCACCCACAAGCCACGGCCGCTGCCGAAATTCCTTGGTTCTGGTACTCCAGGAGCAACCCGGACGACGTCGGGACGTCTTCGGCTTACAAGGGTTTGGAGCTATGGCATCAAAACCAACCGCAAACCCAACAACAACAGCTACACTTCTTCTCGCAGCAGCAGCAGGATCTCTACGCGTCGGCCGCGGGCCTCGGCGTCGGGCCCagcggaggaggcggcggcagcGGGAGGGCCTCGATCAACGTGTTCTCCGACGAGAGCTCGAGATCGGGAGGAGGCTTCGCGACATCGACCTCGGCGGCGACAACGGGCGGGGGCGTGAGAGGGGGAATCAGCTGCCAAGACTGCGGCAACCAGGCCAAGAAGGACTGCCAGCACCTTCGCTGCCGGACCTGCTGCAAAAGCCGCGGGTTCGAGTGTGCAACCCACGTGAAGAGCACGTGGGTCCCCGCGCCGAAGCGTCGGGAGCGGCAGCGGCAGCTCGCCTCCCTGAAGGAGCAgcagcaccaccaccaccaccaggaGCAGCGGCTGCAGCTTCGAGGCGAGGTCCCGAAACGGCAAAGGGATGACCACGGGAGGCCTAACACCTCAG GGTTGGAGTTAGTCGGCAACTTCCCGGCCGAGGTGAGCTCTCCGGCGCTGTTCCGGTGCGTGAAAGTGAGCTCCGTTGATGATCCCGACGACCAGTTCGCGTATCAGACCGCCGTGAACATCGGGGGTCACGTCTTCAGAGGGATCCTGTACGATCACGGGCCCGATCATCACCCCACCTACGCCAACGTGGGTGCCGGAGACTCTTCCTCCGGCGGCGGTGGAGGACTAGCTCAGCCTCTCGACCTCATAGCTGCCGCGGCCGCCGGGGCAGCGTCCCCCATCGCCAACGCCGAGAATGCGCACGTGTCGTCCGTGGCAACGGCGCCGTTCTTCGACGCGTCTTCTTTGTACCCGCCTCCGCTCAGCACATACATGGCCGGTACGCAATTCTTCCCGCACCCAAGATCTTGA